The Ptychodera flava strain L36383 chromosome 7, AS_Pfla_20210202, whole genome shotgun sequence DNA window ACATGGTAATAAAATATTCACTTTTTagaatacataaatatatgcacatatttacatattatacatacatatatatatatatatatatatatatatatatatatatgtgtgtgtgtatatatacactttgtgtgtatattatatatatatatatatatatatatatatatatattatatatatatatatatatatatatatatatataacagaatACGTTGACTAGTACAACCTTCAGGTCGTATTGTTCTAAAGCCTTCCTGACTTCCAATCCAAAATTATACGAAAGTATTAATGCTTAACATGTATCGTTTTGAAACTTAAAATGTCCATCAGCATCGGATACCacaagagaaaaaaaagtaATAATGAATACAATGGTTGGACTACTTGGTGGTTTTACTTGGTATCAGTACGCATTGACCGAGCTCTAAACGCACAACGACGGGAAGCACGTAGTTAACGAGATGATAACGGCGATGGAAGGTATGATCTACACAATTTACATAAAGGTGTATTGACCTTGCAATTGATAAGACGAAAagtgtgtgtctctctctcactgttgaaaatgaattaaagcTTAGATCAAGACAGCTGGTTCAAATAGTACAAGTACTCACGGTTTTCATCATTCAGGCTAAGGACAACAGATATTGCGAGGTAAGGATATCATTTCTTCATTTACAGTTAGTCGATTAGATATAAAGAGGGTCTCAAAACTCATTCTGAGCAGACCTTTATGCACTTTATGCATGTTGTGAccgaaaaattgtaaaattatcaaaaacttcGATAATATTTTGTTACTTTATTCGATTTTATGCAACTACATACGATTACACCTACATCATGCCGCTTAACAAACGCAGCCAAACACTTTTTTATTTCCCCTTgtgtcaaaaaaacaaaatcattttcagATTGACTCCATGAGTTAGTCATTCCAGGTCCGCTCAATCAGCTCAGAGGCAGATTACAGAGTTAAGAGGAAAATAACCCTTGCATTCAGATAATGTCCGAGTATTTCCGTAATGTTCAGTAGAACTCAGTGTTCCATCCGGGGTATTCGGTCGGGCTTTTATCAGTTCCACGAGTGGGATGTATTCAGTCATTAATAATGAAGTTAACAGCGAACTAATAAATTAGTTAATTATAATTGCACATCTCTAATACCTCGACTTCCACTGTGTTGTCGGTCCATACATGGCAACAAATGCACCAAGTCAGTATTTTACAGATTAAAAGTCACTTTTAATAACGATAACATcctattcatttttttttcagacttgCCATTGTTGCAGTGCTACAAAAATGTGGTTATCTTTGGTTTTCCTGCTGTCACTTGCCTACGTTCAAGGCCAACTGACACGTAAGCCAACCTTTGTTTGCTGTATGGAATTTCTCGACCTAGGTTTTCTTTGAACGCAAGCATATGAATCCCAGTATCGAGGTCAGTGACCGTGGGACCGATTAAATAACTGCTCTTCTATTATATCGTAATGTGACATTCCGAGGCACACGATAAGCCATGGACTGCAAAAGAAAGACACACAGACGTCATTTTTATGGTTCACTATGCAAAACGTTCCCGAAATTATCATGTTAGCAACGCCACTTTCTGTATTCTACAAAAAGTATTGTTATTTTTGAGTGTTTAGAATGTATACCATAGGAATGTTATTTGATACGTGTAGAATACTAAAACAGAAAGTACAAGACACTCTAATGGTCATTGAAACATCCCTGCTACCCTCTTTAAATTTGCTCCCTACGAGATCTTAgtaagtctgtgatttgttgaGCTTACCATTGTGTGGTTATCGTTTGACACGGATAGTCCTTGCCAGAGACGCTACTTCTCTGAAAACAGAGCAAGAAtacattttttcacgttttgaatTATGGTGACTGTCATATACTGTCCGATTAAACTGCAATATCGGCCTAAATGAAACTTGCAGCGAATCTGTTAATTTTGTAGTTGGTATTAGGTAAGGGCGAAAACAATGTGTGGCGATTCGTTACAGGCCAAGGTCAATTGTCACAAAATCggtcaaatattcaaaaaacaaCTCTCACATCATCATGTCCTCGTTCTCGGCATAGATTCATCCATAACAATTTTTCCAGTTTACTCGTCTGACCGAATCACAAAACATTCTTGACTTCTCTGATATTACGCCAGGGGCAAATAAAACTCACAGCTTCCGATCACTGAAACATCTTCATTTCAGGTAACTATGTCATTTTGAAGGTCATTTCTTGGACGTTTGTGATGCACTCTTCCCTTTTCATCGTACGGTGATTGAGAACCCATTTTCGGATGCACTATCTACGTACGCGTGATTATTTGAGCAGAATGAATAATTGGTATTCATGGCGTATTAGGGAATTTCGAGTAACGCGTATGTAGTTTAATAAATTGCAACAGTCGGCCAAAGGAATAACGAATACCACCTATGGGAAAGTGCAGTCATAAAACAGTGACTGCCGAAAGAAAAAATACCATATACACCCTTTACTATTTTACCCGTATCTGATATTTCACCTTTGCTGTAGATGAGACAGACTTTCTTCCGAGTTGATTGTGCTTTATGGTGATTCCACAGTCGATCGTAATACACATATCGCCTTCTTAGAATGCCCGGGAGGCTGGGAGGAGTGGTCCCCCATCGGAGGACCCAGTGCCTGCTATCGCTGCTTCACCAACGAAGAGGAGTGGGAGAAGGCGAACAACATCTGCAAGCAATATAACGGCTTCCTGGCGTCGATCCACAGCCGgcaagaaaatgacaaaatcctCAGCGTCTGTCCGGAAAGCTACGATCTCTGGATTGGATACAACGACAAAGATTTGGTGAGAAATCAATCATTGTGCATATTATCTCAGGCAGTCGTTTTCTTTGTATTATGAGTGAGATGTAGAGCATTGCCGACCCTGCATGGATTTGATTCCCCGGGTGCACCCATCCCAATTTCGATGCAGGTGTACTCTGGTGTAAAGTTTGAACAACAAAGTAGAAACTCTACAATTTTCTGTTGAATGAGGGAGTCAAAAATCTATATTTTTGCCCAAATACTGCGgccaaaattcaatattttcaacaaaatatataCTAGGTCAAACTGCGCAGAAGGCAAACACAGGGGTCAAAGGTGAACATAATTTCAACAGTCTCCCGGACAAAAGTTTAAATGAGGCGAAGGGGTCAAAATCGCGTACATACACTTCCTATACCCAAAGGGAATGATTTAAAATTTCacagaggaaagtttgagcaatcgTTACTAACACAATAAAATGTATCACCCAACATGATAAGCGTCTTACATACAGTGTAAGGTGGTGCCATTCCGCATTTTATAAGACGGTCCTAATTAACTTAGTTTCTTAGTTTCTAATAGACAGTCACGTACTGAATCGGGAAAACAATCCTTGAATGATTAAAGGATCAGCAATTTTTAGCTAAATGACCGATTGTGAGATATTTTTCACCAATTTAGGATTGCCTTTTTAGGATGCTTTTTCAATATGCAATAGAGTGCTGGAAATGTGGTTCGATAGACAAGTCACCAATTTCTGGTTAACGAGAGACAAAAATGGACGGAAAATCAATGTACAGTCTTTGCCGTTTCCGTTATTTAGTATGTTAACAATTGTGAATGTTAAATCAAGACCAATACATGATAATGATGACGACATTGTTGCGTCTAGGCCGGTAACTGGGTCTGGGCAGATCGAAGTGAAGTAAGCTACACAAACTGGGATTCTGGTGAACCCGATGGTAATTCAAGGGGTATTGGTATCGGTGATGGCATGATCAATTGTGCAGCCCAAAGAAACGAAGGCATTCTTCCAGGAGGTGAGTCACTATAGgacttgtgtatgtatgttagaAATTGCAGTGAAGACGGACACAGGAAAGCAAAGCTTTAAACTCGGGCGACAGTGATCGATGATCACGACGACAATGACGGCGaggatagtgatgatgatgatgatgatgatgattatgatgatgatgatggtggtggttaTGGTGGTTATGGTGGCtgtagtggtggtggtggtggtggtggcggtgGTGGCAGGTGATAATGATGACGACTaaaacgacgacgacgacgacgaagacgacgacgacgatgatgatgatgatgatggtggtgatggtggtggtggtggtggtggtggtggtggtggtggtggtggtggtggtggtggtgataatgatgacgACTAAaacgacgacgacaacaacgacgacgacgacgacgacgacgacgacgacgacgacgatgatgatgatgatgatgatgatgatgatgatgatgatgatgatggtggtggtggtggtggtggcggtggtggtggtggtgatgatgacaacaataacaacaacaaaagcgATGGTGTCGGGACATCATCTTCTCATTATTTGATTCCTGAAAATGGAAGCAACGCCATTTTGGAGCGACACCAAGTCCGTGATGAATGACGTAATGTGTCATGAATATCGATGGCGACATCAGAAACGCCAGAAAGTTGTAAATTTCTCCCGTTTGCCATGACAGGTAAAGGTTGGGAAGACGAGGAATGTACAAGTAAGAAGAGATTCACGTGCAAGGTCATGCTTAACTAATTCTCAGGTACAGAGGCTTGTTATCATCGGTTCCAAAACTCTTTTTTGACGAATTACTCCAAGAATCTCATAAAAATGGATGACTATATTTTCATCTATTACTTTCGACGTGTATTTCTGATACTCTAACACACCTGTCATGTTTCCGTTCGTTCAGAGAAGCTAATTATTACTAACTGTACCTGTACAATATATAACTTGCGACCACTCTCACGTGGGAAATGTTTGGTATAGTAATCTAGGGGTCTTACACTAGTTCCAAAATTAAGACACCTCAACTGTCAGTTGAATATATATCTGTGACAATTTTATTCTCGATAGTGACATCCACTACGAGTATTCTTGACACTGAAATTGACTCGGTACGAATACACTTGAACGTGACACTGTTAACAACAGATACATGCTTCGAAAACAACAACCAAAGGATGATTTTCGTAAAGTTTGCAAATAGACACACAGCACGTTACctgagaattttgaaatttaagtcAGCCTAGCGCAATGGTAATTTCCCCTGTCTATTGTAAAGGCTCGAATTAAAAACACTCGAATTTGTATTctgaatcattttcattcacttGAAGttgtattttctctttttttctaggTTTAGAATCGACTGGGTCTGGTTCACTGAAACCGTGGTTGATTTCCATCATTTCCAAATTGAACTACGATGTGCACGTGTATGGTGTATTTACacaatttgtaaaatacaaaGGTCTCATTACCGCCACAAACGTGTCGATTTTGATCGCTGCAACTCAGAAACGTCACATGAAGGGAAATATAACGGGGTCGAATATTTCCACAGTTCACTGGTATTGTAATCAGAATGGGTGGATTAATAGcgattgatttttttgaatttacatggattaaaatttttgaaatattaggACTATATCCTGTTAAAATTATAATGTGGATTCTATTTTAAATCAGTCACTTATTGTTGCAATACGGAAGCGATGCCAGTTTTGAGGGGGACCTGGTTAGTATAATTCACATATTCGAGCCCGCTGTCGCAGATACAATGTGTCGTCCCCTATCGTGTACACTTTGAGACGCAAAGAACACAGGGAAGGGACTCAGAATGTCTGGCGTGTTCCGTGAACACCTGTCactgcaagacagacaacatcTCATTTCTTAAAGCGGTCACTACGACAAAAAGCAACGCCGGCTGACCTGAAGGTATCACCTTCATCTGACGTATCTGGTGCAGATGGTTTTCGTTGGGCTGATACTGCTACCTGTGCGTGGGTACATCTAGATAAGAGACGGCGTTCTGTTTAAAGGACATGGTACAATCTGAGATAAAGAGAAtgcaaaaaactaaaacggttAGATATCTAACGATTATGGCACAGTTCTATGTGTCACGTGGTAAGCATGCGCAGAATACCGCAACTGTGGCTTCTTTGACAACTCCAGCAACGATGCATCATTATCTCTAAACTTCACTGTTATATTCGTCATTTATGGTGGAGTGCTCCCTTGACCTCAAAgacatttacaaattttcaatgatcTACAGCTCTATTGACTCACCTGAAATTTGTCCGTTGAAATTAAAGTTTCACAAATGAATCTGAGAAAACTGAAGATTCAGTTTTCCCGTTGCAATAACGACGGTCATTCGgaaattcaaatatcgttaattttgaggtaatgtgtttctcttttcgacgcaaaatattttcaaggcaGTCGCtgattttttgtctgtttttgtgtCTTATAGCTAATTTACATTGGTTTGCAGCCTGCATTGGTAAAATGCCAACAAATTTCCTTTTCAAGACTTGTAACAACTTACATGAGGTCATCTAATCGGCCTTGCTTTATGCGAACATGAGCAATTCTTCACTATACCAACCATATCTCCATATCTATATTGTTGCTGCAGTGTTAAAACGTGTGAGAATACGATTCGATATACCC harbors:
- the LOC139136980 gene encoding C-type Lectin CRL-like, which produces MWLSLVFLLSLAYVQGQLTQCPGGWEEWSPIGGPSACYRCFTNEEEWEKANNICKQYNGFLASIHSRQENDKILSVCPESYDLWIGYNDKDLAGNWVWADRSEVSYTNWDSGEPDGNSRGIGIGDGMINCAAQRNEGILPGGKGWEDEECTSKKRFTCKVMLN